Below is a genomic region from Sulfitobacter sp. OXR-159.
CCGAAGTCTCCATCGCCTTGGCAAAGGCATCATGCAGGAAGGTCGTGGCCTGCTGATAGAGTTCGGTCAGGCGGTCCACGGCAGCTGTCGCATCGCGGAAGCTTTCCGGGTTCGGGGTGTCCGGGGTCAGGATCGTTGTCATGTTTGCGGCTCTAACAATGGGATGATTTCAAATTTCTGCACATCGACCAGCCCAAGGTCCGAGATCCGCAACTCCGGGATCACCACAAGGGCCAAAAGAGAATGCTGCATATAGGCGTTGTTCAGCTTGCAGCCACAGTCGATCATCGCCTGCACAAGGGCTTCGGCATCGGCGGCGACTTCAGCGGCGGGGCGGTCAGACATCAACCCGGCGATGGGCAGGGCGACAAGCGCCAGTTCCTCGCCCTCGCGGAAGATCGTGATGCCCCCGCCGACTTCGCGCAGCCGGTTGGCGGCCAGCGCCATCTGCTCGGCATCGGTGCCCACGACAATCATGTGGTGGCTGTCATGCGCCACGGTCGAGGCCATGGCCATGCGCCCCTCATAGCCGAATCCCGAGACGAAAGCGTTGGTCACCGTCCCGGTGGCGCGGTGGCGTTCGACCAGTGCGATCTGGCAAACCTCGCCAGTGCCCTGCACGCGGCCTTCGGTCACGGGCAGTTCAAACTTCAGCGCGCGTGTGGGCGCTTGGTTTTCGACCACGCCGATGACATTGGCGGTGACGGCGTTCGCGCCTTCGGGGGCAGCGATGTCGAAGTCATCGGCGCTCAGGTTTCGGGCCATGTTTACGGTCTGGCGAGCATTGTTAGGCCAGTCGAAATGCGGGCAATCGACAAGGCATTTGCCATCTTCCGCGACCACCTCGCCACGCGCGATCACCGCCTCTACCGGGAAGCTCGCAAGGTCCGATGTCAGGATCACATCAGCTCGGCGGCCGGGTGTGAGTGAGCCGATCTCCCGCTCCAACCCGAAATGCGTCGCGGTGTTGATCGTCGCCATTTGCAAGGCAATCAACGGATCGCAGCCGCAGTCGATGGCATGACGCACCACCCGGTTCATATGCCCTTCGTTGGTGATGGTACCCGAGTGGCTGTCATCGGTGCACAGGATCATGTTGCGCGGATCGAGCCCCTTTTCGGTGATCGCGGTGATCTGCGTCTTCACGTCATACCACGCCGAACCGAGCCGGATCATCGACCGCATGCCCTGCCGCATCCGCGCCACGGCGTCGGCTTCGCAGGTGCCCTCATGGTCATCCGCCGGACCGCCCGCCACATAGGCAGCAAAGGCGGGGCCGAGGTCGGGGGAGGCATAATGCCCGCCCACGGTCTTGTCCGCGCGTTGCGTCGCTGCAATCTCGGCCAGCATTTGCGGGTCGGCATTGCTGACACCGGGGAAGTTCATCATTTCGCCCAAGCCCACGATGCCGGGCCATGCCATTGCCTCGGCCACATCTTCGGCGGTGATCTCAAAACCCGTGGTTTCCAGTCCCGGGGCCGAAGGCGCGCAGGAGGGCATTTGCGTGAAGATGTTAATCGGCTGCATCAGCGCTTCGTCATGCATCATGCGCACGCCGTTCAGCCCCAGCACATTGGCGATCTCATGCGGGTCGGTGAAGGCCGATGTCGTGCCATGCGGGATCACGGCGCGGGCGAACTCCGCCGGGGTGAGCATGGTCGATTCAATATGCATATGCCCGTCGCAAAGACCGGGGACCATATAGCGGCCATTGGCCTCGATAATGCGGGTATCATCGCCGCGGCAGTGGCTGGCATCCGGCCCGACAAAGGCGATGCGCCCGGCGGCAATGGCGATGTCGTGATCGGGCAGGCATTCGCGGGTGTGCACATTCACCCAAATGCCGCCGGTGATGATCGTATCGGCCGCGCGCCGCCCGGCGGCGACCTCGACCAATTGTGCGGCCACATCGGGCCAAGTGGGGAACGTTTTATCTGTCATGTCCAAAGGTGCCATAGGGCCGGGGGAGGTTCAAGCGGGCCCGCGATATGAAAGGGCGCGGGATGTTGCCAGAACGCGCCGCTTGCGGCTAACTGGGGCCCAAGGCATTTACGGAACCATCTGATGAATTTTCTCTTTGTGCACCAGAATATGCCCGGCCAATACCGGGAGTTGGTGCAATGGCTGGCGCAGGCGGGCGGGCATCGGATTTATTTTCTGACCCAGCGTCAGAACGCCCCAAATCTGCCCGGCGTAGAAACCCGGGTCTACCGCCCTCACCACCGGGCCGACGACAAAGCCTATGGGCTCTCGCGCGTTTGGGAAGAAGCCTCGGGCAATGGTTTCGGGGCCGTCAACGCGGCCCGGCAGATCGAAACGCAAGAGGGCTTTCGCCCCGACATCATCATCGGCCACGTCGGTTGGGGGGAGTTAAGCTTTTTCAAAGAGCTTTGGCCCGATGTGCCGATCATCGGCTATTTCGAGTATTATTATAACATGACCGGTGGGATGGTCGGCTTTGATCCAGCCGAGAAAATTTCGACCCATGCGCCTTATCTTAACCATGCGCGCAATATCGTGCCGCTGGCCAATATCGAAACCGTCGATCTAGGCCACTGTCCGACCCATTGGCAACGTGACCGTTTTCCCGAAAGCTTTCACCGCAAGCTCTACGTCTGCCACGATGGCATCCGCACCGATCAACTATTGCCCGACCCGGATGTCAGCCTGCGGTTGGGGCGTCTGGCAGAGCCCGTCACGCGCGAGGATGAGATCATCACCTATGTCGCGCGCAATCTGGAAAAGACGCGGGGCTTTCACACGATGATGCGCGCTTTGCCGCGTATCTTGGCCGAGCGGCCCTCTGCGCGGGTGGTGATCGTCGGCGGCAATGAGGTGTCCTACGGCAAGCAAAGCGACCATCCCGGCGGGTTGCGCGGAGAGATGGCGGCAGAACTGCAGGGCAAGGTCGATTGGGAGCGGGTGCATTTCGTCGGCAAAGTGCCATACCCCGATTTCAAGAAGCTTGTGCAGATCAGCCGCTGTCACATCTATCTGACGATGCCCTTTGTGCTGTCTTGGTCCCTGCTCGAAGCCATGTCGATGCAGGCCACGATCGTGGCCTCTGATGTGGCCCCGGTGCGCGAGGCGGTGAGCCATGGCAAGACCGGGCTGCTGGTGGATTTCTTTGACCCCGATGCGTTGGCGGCGCAGGTGGTGGAGGTGCTTGCCAATCCGCAGGACCACGCACATCTCGGCCCGGCGGCGCGGGCGCATGTGATTGAGAATTACGATTTCCTTACCCGCTGCCTGCCCGAACACCTCGCGCGGATCAACGCATTGGTGCCCGACAGCAAACGGATCAGCTAGCGGGGATCAGTTGCCAAGGTTCCCGGCTGTGTTCACCAGCCCAAAGACCGATCCGACAAGGCCCAGAATGGTGCGCGTGTCCGACAGTGGGCTTTCGGTCGCAAGCACCAGATCGCCAGATTGAATGTGGAAATTCCGCGCCGAAAAGAGCCCGTCAGATGTGGTCAAATCCAGCGTGAACACCACCCGCGTGCGGCGCGGGCCGCGCACCCCGGCGCTGACCGCGCTGGCGGGGTATTCGCGCAGGATCAAAATGCCCTCGGGGTCGGCGCGGGATTCGTTTACCCCACCGATGATCGCCAGCGCATCCAGCGCAGAGACCTCATCGCGGTTAAAGGGAAACTGTGCCTCCCTTCCGGCGGCACCCAGCGACAGGAAGTAACGGCGATCATCCTCGATGATCAGTTTGTCGCCCCCGATCAGCCGGGTATCAAGGCTGGGGTTTTCGTAAAGCCGGTCGATCGACGTGGTATAGATGTTTGGGCCGCGCAGCAGTTTGACCTGCGGGTTTTCGATGCCGCTTTGCACCCCGCCACCAGCCGAAATCGCCGCCAGCACGGTAAAGTTATTGTCGGGCATCAGGATGTTGCCGGGGCTGCTCACGCCGCTCACCAGATCGACGGAGTTGCTGCGCCCTTCGGTCATGGCCAGTTGCACCTGTGCCGAGGGCACGATCGTCTCAAGCCGACGCTGAAGCAATTGCCGCGCTGAATCCGGGGTCCGGCCCGAGACCTGAACCTTGCCGATATAGGGCATGAAAATCGTCCCGCTCTCCGAAACGCGAATGCCGGACAGGGTGGCAACCTGTTGGCTTGGCGACGTCAGAAGCGAGTTGTCGCTGCTGTCCCAAACCAGAATGTCCAGCCGATCACCGGGGCGGATCACTTGGGCGTTCGACCCTCGGCTGGCACCGATCCAGCCATGGCGTCTTTCGCCGGTGCGGGGCCACTGAGCAACACTGGGCAGAAAGGCACGGGTGACGGGATAAACGGCGATATCGGCATCCGGCGCGGCCGCTTCCTCAGTGACCTCTTTTTGGATGGCTGCACCACGCGGAAGGTTGCTGCATGCCGCCAGCGAGAAGGTCATCAGGGCCAAGAGGAACAGTTTGCTCAGGTGCTTCATGAGATGCGCAGTCGCTTTCTGGTGTTTCACCGGTAAACCGGGGTACTTGTGCCTGTATGCAGTGTTCATTGGCGGCTTGCAAAGGATGTTGTAAACCCGGCCCCCATCCGAAATTCTAGTCCCTCAGGATAGAGGCTGAACCTATGGCGTCAATGACTACAAAAGACAGCGCGGTTTCAAGCGGCCCGGCGGATTTTGACGGGGTTCTCTTGCTGGGCGCGACGGGGCGTTTGGGCAGCATGCTGCGCCGTCATTGGCCTGAACCGCAGGCTCTGCGCAGCCAGTCGCGGCAGCCTCGACCCGGGTTTTGCAATTTCGATCTGCCAGCAGCGGGAGAGGGGCCAAGCGATGCGGCGATTTCCGCCGCCCGTGGGGCGCGGGCGGTGATCTCTTTGGCCGGGGTGACCCCGGCCCGGGCGGGGGCCTGCGGCGCACCATTGGAGGATAACGTCACCCTCGCCCTCGCCGCGCTGAAACTGGCAGAGGCGGCGGCGGTCCCCCGGTTTTTTGTCGCTTCTTCGGCAGCGGTCTATGGCGCGCAAGACGGTCCGCTGCGAGAGGATATGCCCTGCGCTCCGCTTTCGGAGTACGGCAGGCAGAAGCTGGCGATGGAGCAGGCGGTGCGAGAAGCGCAAGGCAAGACCGCCATCACCGCGCTGCGGATCGGCAATGTGGCCGGCGCGGACGCGATCCTTGGCGGCTGGCAACCGAAAATGCAGATTGATCGCTTCCCCGATGGCGCCACGCCAAGCCGCAGCTATATCGGGCCGGTGACCTTGGCGCGGGTGCTCTGCGCGCTCTGCCATGTGGACGACCTGCCGCCTGTTTTGAATACCGCGGCCCCCGGCGCGGTGCAAATGGGGGCGCTGCTCGATGCGGCGGGGCTGGCGTGGCAGCCCAAACCGGCCCCGGCCACCGCCATTCCTGAGGTGCGGCTGGATACGAATGCGCTTGAATGCCACGTCGATTTCACGCCAGAAACTCAAACGCCCGCCGGTTTGGTACGTGAATGGCAGCAGGATATGAACAAACGATGAAGACCCTTCAATGACGTGGCGCAAGCGCATCTTCGATCTGTTCTTCGCCAGCCTGCTTGTCATCATCTTGGGGCCGATCTTGCTGGGGTTGCTGGTCTGGTTGCTGCTGAAAGAGGGGCGGCCGCTTTTTCATGTGGCCGAGCGGATGAAAACGCCTGAGCAGAGTTTCAACCTTTGGAAACTGCGTACGATGACCGTGGCAGAGAAGGATCAGGGCGTATCGGGCGGCAACAAAGCCGCGCGGATCACCCCCACCGGCGCATGGCTCAGGGCGCGGCGCTTGGATGAGTTTCC
It encodes:
- a CDS encoding glycosyltransferase family 4 protein, which encodes MNFLFVHQNMPGQYRELVQWLAQAGGHRIYFLTQRQNAPNLPGVETRVYRPHHRADDKAYGLSRVWEEASGNGFGAVNAARQIETQEGFRPDIIIGHVGWGELSFFKELWPDVPIIGYFEYYYNMTGGMVGFDPAEKISTHAPYLNHARNIVPLANIETVDLGHCPTHWQRDRFPESFHRKLYVCHDGIRTDQLLPDPDVSLRLGRLAEPVTREDEIITYVARNLEKTRGFHTMMRALPRILAERPSARVVIVGGNEVSYGKQSDHPGGLRGEMAAELQGKVDWERVHFVGKVPYPDFKKLVQISRCHIYLTMPFVLSWSLLEAMSMQATIVASDVAPVREAVSHGKTGLLVDFFDPDALAAQVVEVLANPQDHAHLGPAARAHVIENYDFLTRCLPEHLARINALVPDSKRIS
- a CDS encoding polysaccharide biosynthesis/export family protein produces the protein MKHLSKLFLLALMTFSLAACSNLPRGAAIQKEVTEEAAAPDADIAVYPVTRAFLPSVAQWPRTGERRHGWIGASRGSNAQVIRPGDRLDILVWDSSDNSLLTSPSQQVATLSGIRVSESGTIFMPYIGKVQVSGRTPDSARQLLQRRLETIVPSAQVQLAMTEGRSNSVDLVSGVSSPGNILMPDNNFTVLAAISAGGGVQSGIENPQVKLLRGPNIYTTSIDRLYENPSLDTRLIGGDKLIIEDDRRYFLSLGAAGREAQFPFNRDEVSALDALAIIGGVNESRADPEGILILREYPASAVSAGVRGPRRTRVVFTLDLTTSDGLFSARNFHIQSGDLVLATESPLSDTRTILGLVGSVFGLVNTAGNLGN
- the ade gene encoding adenine deaminase, translated to MTDKTFPTWPDVAAQLVEVAAGRRAADTIITGGIWVNVHTRECLPDHDIAIAAGRIAFVGPDASHCRGDDTRIIEANGRYMVPGLCDGHMHIESTMLTPAEFARAVIPHGTTSAFTDPHEIANVLGLNGVRMMHDEALMQPINIFTQMPSCAPSAPGLETTGFEITAEDVAEAMAWPGIVGLGEMMNFPGVSNADPQMLAEIAATQRADKTVGGHYASPDLGPAFAAYVAGGPADDHEGTCEADAVARMRQGMRSMIRLGSAWYDVKTQITAITEKGLDPRNMILCTDDSHSGTITNEGHMNRVVRHAIDCGCDPLIALQMATINTATHFGLEREIGSLTPGRRADVILTSDLASFPVEAVIARGEVVAEDGKCLVDCPHFDWPNNARQTVNMARNLSADDFDIAAPEGANAVTANVIGVVENQAPTRALKFELPVTEGRVQGTGEVCQIALVERHRATGTVTNAFVSGFGYEGRMAMASTVAHDSHHMIVVGTDAEQMALAANRLREVGGGITIFREGEELALVALPIAGLMSDRPAAEVAADAEALVQAMIDCGCKLNNAYMQHSLLALVVIPELRISDLGLVDVQKFEIIPLLEPQT
- a CDS encoding NAD(P)-dependent oxidoreductase; translation: MTTKDSAVSSGPADFDGVLLLGATGRLGSMLRRHWPEPQALRSQSRQPRPGFCNFDLPAAGEGPSDAAISAARGARAVISLAGVTPARAGACGAPLEDNVTLALAALKLAEAAAVPRFFVASSAAVYGAQDGPLREDMPCAPLSEYGRQKLAMEQAVREAQGKTAITALRIGNVAGADAILGGWQPKMQIDRFPDGATPSRSYIGPVTLARVLCALCHVDDLPPVLNTAAPGAVQMGALLDAAGLAWQPKPAPATAIPEVRLDTNALECHVDFTPETQTPAGLVREWQQDMNKR